The Halalkalibacter krulwichiae genome has a segment encoding these proteins:
- a CDS encoding HK97 gp10 family phage protein, which yields MKNLKFQQAIKDVRSKREKVANEIGMLMERESKMRAPVGETGHLRRSTGSEVKHNEDSSDVEVGTNNVEYAEVVHEGSVVRNITGQPYIRDAIEQNQSNMQQIIAKGMSPK from the coding sequence ATGAAAAACTTAAAATTTCAGCAAGCTATTAAAGACGTAAGAAGCAAACGTGAAAAGGTAGCTAATGAGATTGGTATGTTGATGGAACGTGAAAGTAAGATGAGAGCACCAGTTGGTGAGACTGGTCATCTTAGGAGAAGCACAGGTTCAGAAGTTAAACATAATGAAGACTCTTCAGATGTTGAAGTTGGTACTAATAATGTTGAATATGCTGAAGTTGTACATGAGGGCAGTGTTGTTCGTAATATTACTGGACAACCATACATACGTGATGCAATTGAGCAGAATCAAAGCAATATGCAACAGATTATTGCTAAGGGGATGAGTCCCAAATGA
- a CDS encoding phage portal protein, protein MVTSNQIKEAIKKHKLELPRYQKLFDYYIGKHKILSRKLPDKHKPNNKVVTLYPKKIINTMLGYFASMPLAYVSQSGNQNFLNDIKMINYLNNEEDTNAEIIKTFSIYGKCYELYFIDRNGNIRFNHYSPLEMYIERDSKNNILFGLRYWELKKDDNSKEIKVEVYDENGIYHFISSDGGNTYVSDNNENDLEHYFGEVPITIYLNNEEEQGDFEEIITQVDAINTLLSDAINSNESFVNAYLILAGYKATEKEDIEKMKQDGVLLLDDVGQAKFLTKDANAEFQNNLYETLDHLIHEQSDTPRLTSSKFSSNLSGQALKFHLFGLETKSSMKERKMEKALRKRIRMIVTMLNKQGKDYEPSDISFKFSRDIPADEAAITDQIAKLVNIVPLETLLSWHPKIQEPSLEIKKLKNGLDSTGLDADLRNRNQQILGSNNGAE, encoded by the coding sequence TTGGTTACAAGCAATCAAATTAAAGAAGCTATTAAGAAGCATAAGCTTGAATTACCCAGGTATCAAAAGTTATTTGATTATTATATAGGCAAGCATAAAATCTTGTCACGGAAATTGCCGGACAAACATAAGCCGAACAATAAGGTAGTTACACTTTATCCAAAGAAGATTATCAATACCATGTTAGGCTATTTTGCTTCTATGCCATTAGCTTATGTATCACAATCAGGAAATCAAAATTTCTTGAATGACATAAAGATGATTAATTATCTTAATAATGAAGAAGATACAAACGCTGAAATCATTAAGACTTTCTCGATATACGGTAAATGCTATGAGCTTTACTTTATTGATAGGAATGGAAACATACGATTTAATCATTACAGTCCACTTGAAATGTACATTGAAAGAGATAGTAAAAATAATATTCTCTTTGGTTTACGTTATTGGGAATTGAAAAAAGATGATAATTCAAAGGAAATAAAGGTAGAAGTATATGATGAAAATGGAATATATCACTTTATTTCTAGTGATGGTGGGAATACATACGTTTCAGATAATAATGAAAATGATCTTGAGCATTATTTTGGTGAAGTGCCAATTACGATTTACCTAAATAATGAAGAAGAACAAGGCGATTTTGAGGAAATTATTACTCAAGTAGATGCAATAAACACTTTACTTTCAGATGCGATTAATAGCAATGAAAGTTTTGTAAATGCGTATTTAATCTTAGCAGGGTATAAAGCCACAGAAAAAGAAGATATTGAGAAAATGAAACAAGATGGAGTTCTTTTGTTAGATGACGTTGGGCAAGCCAAGTTTTTAACGAAAGATGCTAATGCAGAGTTTCAAAATAATTTATACGAAACACTTGATCATTTAATTCATGAGCAATCAGATACTCCTCGTTTAACATCTTCTAAATTCTCCAGTAATTTGTCAGGTCAGGCACTTAAATTTCACCTTTTCGGACTCGAAACTAAAAGTAGTATGAAAGAACGTAAGATGGAGAAAGCACTTAGAAAGCGTATTCGCATGATTGTTACTATGTTAAATAAACAAGGTAAGGATTATGAGCCTTCAGACATTTCGTTCAAGTTTTCGAGGGATATTCCTGCAGATGAAGCAGCAATCACAGATCAAATTGCTAAATTAGTAAATATAGTCCCCCTAGAAACGCTCCTTAGTTGGCATCCAAAAATCCAAGAACCTTCGCTTGAAATTAAGAAACTCAAAAATGGACTTGATTCTACTGGATTAGATGCAGATTTAAGAAATCGTAACCAACAAATATTAGGTAGTAACAATGGCGCTGAATGA
- a CDS encoding FtsK/SpoIIIE domain-containing protein yields MRLLEKMKADKQEKLLQKKLIEAFDVSGIYMEYTSEKYKKRIYPKIHSIKFNENRIEYVFTLLNGQDPKEIKKKEYAFYQVFGRTLKIETDSIKKYTLTVSNRTIPKKFIYDYKKFLPAIEGMKLPIFGGVNLDGEYIVWDMADGKPHLLAAGENGSGKSAGVRQILATLIQFKKSSELHLYLCDPKFTEFHLFGDVEHVQGKIACEMDDIYNNIKAVKKELDDRKRLIGEQEKLTGIEKYNDRYHDKKIPYVLLVIDEFAQLKDKKDSINLIETISAQGRAFGIFLLLATQRAEAQVMNGLIKQNITIRMGFRHADLINSRITNTIGSEKISMEDKGRFILKLDEAMEVQAPLLEEEIAEKLLEPYKRKEEEVKREAITWSFPNCNEIIESNEEKKEQSKPVIKKLTIDDLFGGDK; encoded by the coding sequence ATGAGGCTATTGGAGAAGATGAAGGCAGATAAGCAAGAGAAATTGTTGCAGAAGAAGTTAATTGAAGCGTTTGATGTATCAGGTATTTATATGGAGTACACAAGCGAAAAGTATAAGAAGCGTATCTATCCTAAAATTCATTCAATCAAATTTAATGAAAATCGTATTGAGTATGTTTTTACACTGTTAAATGGTCAAGATCCTAAAGAGATAAAGAAAAAGGAGTACGCCTTTTATCAAGTATTCGGACGCACTCTCAAAATTGAAACTGACTCTATAAAAAAATATACGCTAACAGTTAGCAATAGAACAATACCAAAGAAATTCATTTACGATTATAAAAAATTCTTACCTGCGATTGAAGGAATGAAGTTACCTATATTCGGTGGAGTTAACCTAGATGGTGAATATATAGTATGGGATATGGCAGATGGTAAGCCTCATTTATTAGCAGCCGGTGAAAATGGTTCAGGTAAGTCAGCTGGAGTTAGGCAAATCTTAGCTACATTAATCCAATTTAAAAAGTCCAGTGAGCTTCATTTATACCTTTGTGATCCAAAGTTTACTGAGTTTCATTTATTCGGAGATGTCGAGCATGTTCAAGGTAAGATAGCTTGTGAAATGGATGATATATATAACAATATAAAGGCGGTAAAGAAGGAATTAGATGATCGTAAGAGACTGATAGGAGAACAAGAAAAGCTTACTGGTATTGAAAAATATAATGACAGATATCATGATAAAAAAATTCCATATGTTCTTTTGGTAATTGATGAATTTGCACAACTAAAAGATAAAAAAGACTCTATAAATTTAATCGAAACCATATCAGCACAAGGTAGAGCATTTGGTATCTTCTTATTGCTTGCAACTCAAAGAGCAGAAGCTCAAGTTATGAACGGATTAATCAAGCAGAATATTACTATTAGAATGGGCTTCCGTCATGCTGATTTAATCAATAGTCGTATTACAAATACAATCGGATCTGAAAAAATTAGCATGGAAGATAAAGGTCGTTTCATTCTTAAATTAGATGAAGCAATGGAAGTTCAAGCACCGTTATTAGAAGAAGAGATTGCTGAGAAGTTATTGGAGCCATATAAGAGAAAAGAGGAAGAAGTGAAGCGAGAAGCTATTACATGGAGTTTCCCGAACTGTAATGAAATAATTGAATCTAACGAAGAAAAGAAAGAGCAATCAAAACCTGTGATTAAGAAATTGACAATTGATGACTTATTCGGAGGAGATAAGTAG
- a CDS encoding endonuclease domain-containing protein, which produces MIEYIVFSSLIIFTIVIFIKHLIDTRNDKPDTTANEYSKCESPIERRLYNALVNNGYVVRTQVPCGKYRIDLALIGSKLAIECDGKAYHSSPAQKAHDRRKNAFLRKHGWKVLRFSGKRIYRDLNGVLRKIENEI; this is translated from the coding sequence ATGATTGAATATATTGTCTTCTCTTCTCTAATTATTTTCACGATTGTTATTTTCATAAAGCACCTTATAGATACAAGAAATGATAAGCCTGATACCACTGCTAATGAATACTCTAAATGCGAGTCTCCAATTGAAAGACGTCTATATAATGCATTGGTCAATAATGGTTATGTTGTTAGAACTCAAGTACCTTGTGGTAAATACAGAATTGATTTGGCTTTAATCGGATCTAAATTAGCTATTGAATGCGATGGTAAAGCCTATCATAGTTCTCCAGCGCAGAAAGCCCATGATAGGCGTAAGAATGCTTTTTTGCGTAAACACGGATGGAAAGTATTAAGGTTCTCCGGAAAGCGTATATATAGGGATCTAAATGGTGTATTAAGGAAGATTGAAAACGAAATATAA
- a CDS encoding phage capsid protein, translated as MSVQSFIPAVWDSRLLANYTKASVAEVITTPPVRIEGNKIIFNRIGASELKDYEGSIDWNSVSTTPVELHMDQKKYFAITCDDVDAVQAKGDVLSAYTEQEADNAKEKIDTFVLGLYTGAHEDNVIGSDAEPVALDKLNVYDKIVDLGTKLSKKKVPKANRFVIIESEVLGLLSKDDRFTKNPTVLENGVVEGQKINGMQVVVSEELPNTNGKLKIMALNKQAIGYGKQIEKTEAMRLENSFADGVRGLFVYGAEVIRPEALAVLTATITNQ; from the coding sequence ATGTCAGTACAATCATTTATTCCAGCAGTATGGGACTCTCGTTTATTAGCAAATTATACAAAGGCTTCAGTAGCGGAGGTTATTACTACTCCACCAGTACGAATTGAAGGTAATAAAATTATATTTAACCGTATTGGAGCTTCGGAACTTAAAGATTATGAAGGTTCTATTGATTGGAATTCAGTAAGTACAACTCCTGTTGAACTACACATGGATCAAAAGAAATACTTTGCTATTACTTGTGATGACGTGGATGCGGTTCAAGCAAAAGGGGATGTGTTAAGCGCTTATACAGAACAAGAAGCGGATAATGCAAAAGAAAAAATTGATACATTTGTTCTCGGTCTATACACTGGTGCTCATGAAGATAATGTTATTGGAAGTGATGCTGAACCGGTCGCACTAGATAAACTTAATGTTTATGACAAGATTGTTGATCTTGGTACTAAGCTTTCAAAAAAGAAAGTACCTAAAGCTAATCGCTTTGTCATTATTGAATCAGAAGTGTTGGGACTATTATCCAAAGATGATCGTTTCACAAAGAATCCTACTGTTCTTGAAAATGGTGTAGTTGAAGGGCAGAAGATAAACGGCATGCAAGTTGTTGTATCTGAAGAATTGCCAAATACTAACGGTAAGTTAAAAATTATGGCACTAAATAAGCAAGCTATTGGTTATGGTAAGCAGATTGAGAAGACAGAGGCAATGCGCTTAGAAAATAGCTTTGCTGATGGTGTTCGTGGTTTATTTGTATACGGTGCTGAAGTAATTCGTCCAGAAGCTTTAGCGGTTCTTACGGCTACTATTACTAATCAATAA
- a CDS encoding replication-relaxation family protein encodes MKQRDKSILRSLEEFRCLSRDQVAKLFYGHLKNPITNANYALKRLRDRGYIKANVNRQPYVYFPANSGMKKDSQKVDHFLSIADPYIELKVTGLLKEFHTEPKYGKKGTVEPDAFFEFNHYPFFLEIQNSIYSEKVMKAKIQRYKEYFNSNDWHNESWQKGREIVFPYVLIITNKKYKIEVDEFPVIQVKSISDLIRNMLNQTRRDAT; translated from the coding sequence GTGAAGCAACGAGACAAAAGCATCTTGAGAAGCCTTGAAGAGTTCCGTTGTTTAAGTCGTGATCAGGTTGCAAAACTGTTTTATGGTCATTTAAAGAATCCGATTACTAATGCTAATTATGCTTTGAAACGATTAAGAGATAGAGGGTATATAAAAGCAAATGTAAACAGACAGCCATATGTTTATTTTCCAGCTAATTCAGGAATGAAAAAGGATTCTCAGAAAGTCGATCATTTTTTAAGTATTGCTGATCCTTATATAGAGTTAAAAGTTACTGGACTACTAAAAGAGTTTCATACTGAGCCTAAGTATGGGAAGAAAGGTACTGTTGAGCCGGATGCTTTCTTTGAATTTAATCATTATCCATTTTTCTTGGAAATTCAAAACTCTATTTACTCTGAGAAGGTAATGAAAGCAAAGATACAGCGATATAAAGAATATTTCAATAGTAACGATTGGCACAATGAAAGTTGGCAAAAGGGGAGGGAGATTGTTTTCCCTTATGTATTAATTATTACAAATAAAAAATACAAAATTGAGGTTGATGAATTTCCTGTTATTCAAGTGAAAAGTATTAGTGATCTAATTAGAAACATGTTGAATCAAACAAGGAGAGATGCAACATGA
- a CDS encoding helix-turn-helix domain-containing protein: MWGLNKKRSKIGKFIDEHGFTQEQLCKAANIGRNTASRICSDPEYMPSTNTIKKVMKAIREIEPNAKTEDFFDL, encoded by the coding sequence ATGTGGGGATTGAATAAGAAAAGATCTAAGATAGGTAAATTTATAGATGAACATGGTTTTACACAGGAACAATTATGTAAGGCAGCTAACATAGGAAGAAATACTGCAAGTCGCATTTGTTCTGACCCCGAATATATGCCAAGTACAAATACAATAAAGAAAGTAATGAAAGCCATAAGAGAAATCGAACCTAATGCTAAAACTGAAGACTTCTTTGATTTGTAG
- a CDS encoding minor capsid protein → MALNDDLLKILEELLEQSDNDYDVVLNQYKGSKEKVKQLLASLYMDYAEDGVIDYNQVYLTGVMSQFEEQLDQELNTISTFEVVTITAILGAAFTESYYRSAYTLEQNIGVGINFERENQSVLDSFINQDWSGAHFSERIWRNQQALKEALSTNLERGIREGHKLEKIAKVFDEQFDSKAYQSQRLVRTETAHIITESREKVYEENGIQQVQWLATLEANTCADCADLDGQIFDLNDSIRPVVPYHPNCKCDIVPVIEGGTNIRRDNETRENIPYQTYEEWAKANQFG, encoded by the coding sequence ATGGCGCTGAATGATGATTTATTAAAAATCCTAGAAGAGTTATTGGAGCAATCTGATAATGATTATGATGTTGTCTTAAATCAGTATAAAGGTAGTAAAGAGAAGGTCAAACAACTACTTGCTTCATTATATATGGACTATGCAGAGGATGGAGTGATTGACTATAACCAAGTCTATCTTACTGGTGTTATGTCTCAATTTGAAGAGCAACTTGATCAAGAATTAAATACTATTTCAACTTTTGAAGTTGTTACTATTACAGCTATTCTAGGTGCAGCGTTCACTGAATCGTATTATAGAAGTGCTTACACTCTAGAGCAAAATATAGGTGTTGGTATTAATTTTGAACGAGAAAATCAATCTGTTCTTGATAGTTTTATTAATCAAGATTGGTCAGGTGCGCACTTCTCCGAGCGTATTTGGAGAAATCAGCAAGCATTAAAAGAGGCTTTATCTACTAACCTTGAAAGGGGAATTAGAGAAGGTCATAAGCTAGAAAAGATTGCAAAAGTGTTTGATGAGCAGTTTGATAGCAAGGCTTATCAGTCTCAAAGGTTAGTACGTACTGAAACAGCGCATATAATCACTGAATCAAGAGAAAAGGTCTATGAAGAGAATGGAATTCAACAGGTTCAATGGTTGGCTACTCTTGAAGCTAATACATGTGCTGATTGTGCCGACTTAGATGGGCAAATCTTTGATCTTAATGATTCAATTCGTCCTGTTGTTCCGTATCATCCAAATTGTAAATGCGATATTGTCCCAGTTATTGAAGGTGGTACAAATATCAGAAGAGACAATGAAACAAGGGAAAACATTCCTTATCAAACGTATGAGGAATGGGCAAAAGCTAATCAATTTGGTTAG
- a CDS encoding helix-turn-helix domain-containing protein — MIKFKLRELLHKHDITRNALAREAKVRPNLIYEICDNQTKRIEVKTLNQLVSTLRKMTNTDINITDIFEYIEEKTKND, encoded by the coding sequence ATGATTAAATTCAAATTAAGAGAATTATTACATAAGCATGATATCACTAGAAATGCACTTGCTCGTGAAGCTAAGGTTAGACCAAATCTTATTTATGAAATCTGTGATAACCAAACAAAGCGTATTGAGGTAAAAACATTGAATCAGCTTGTTTCAACCCTTAGAAAAATGACAAACACAGATATAAATATTACTGACATCTTCGAATATATTGAAGAAAAAACAAAAAACGACTAA
- a CDS encoding phage head-tail connector protein has protein sequence MPSIANIKALLDLKDNDNSEDNVLLIYLTRATNHVLTYCNVKELNSSLEELAEDIAVFNYRNKGVENIVSEGKGSLSESYRDDLPPDIIRRLNENRRMRFV, from the coding sequence ATGCCTTCTATAGCTAATATAAAAGCCCTGTTAGACTTAAAAGATAATGATAATAGTGAAGATAATGTTCTTCTGATCTATCTAACAAGGGCTACTAATCATGTCTTAACGTATTGTAATGTAAAAGAGCTAAATTCTTCCCTTGAGGAATTAGCTGAGGATATTGCAGTTTTCAACTATCGAAATAAAGGTGTTGAAAATATTGTTTCAGAAGGTAAGGGTAGTTTAAGTGAATCTTATAGAGATGATCTTCCTCCTGATATTATTCGTAGATTAAATGAAAATAGAAGGATGAGATTTGTATGA
- a CDS encoding phage tail tape measure protein → MSTYNLGEYQAKISVDSSSLEKGLANAEKETEKKGSKMGKVLGGLALGAVASLGAALVGIGTASFNAGQEFQKASGIIRKGTGATGDALSDLEDSFKNVFKEVPQDAEEVATALADLNTRTGETGGVLEDLSKSYLDLSRISGEASSQLIESGSRGFEAWGIGAEESMDKMDLLWNVAQTTGAGVGDLMSQMDKHGATMRTAGLGYDEAATLMGNLEAKGYDADKAMSAFSKGIANIAKDGKDPAEVLPQIIDEIENMEDAGEATAKAMEVFGAKAGPEMAEMIQSGAFSIEELQETLANSSETIEKAGEDTLTLGERFQIMKNNAMVGLMPIGEAMINLAEKILPKLQDAMNTVFEFIGRIIDWAKTKFEEMRSNSDGSFSGMRDTIESIMQTISEITQTVLEIVSDLWDKYGSAILSYIQNTMKNAQTVIQGVLSVIQGIVQTVLGILQGDWNKAFEGIKKITSGVMSVLEGIIKQAMNVLKTLISVALSSIQKTFSDIWNAISSSVSTITSGISDTVRSTFNTMKERVSDIFENIYSTAKRIFNNIKEAIITPVEAAREAVQTAIDRIKSAFDFEWSLPELKIPKVSVDMKKNSWGVPYPSFDVQWHKNGGFFDEPTIAGLGEAGKEAIVPLVGRQMDPFADAVYQRLAERIEGNNVSNTNNSTSNNNTYHFNIEMHNTIHSSDKQGADQVIDRMVNKIKSKGGYFGSK, encoded by the coding sequence ATGAGTACATATAATTTAGGGGAATATCAAGCAAAAATTTCTGTTGATAGTTCTTCACTTGAAAAAGGGTTAGCTAATGCAGAAAAAGAGACAGAAAAAAAAGGTTCTAAGATGGGGAAAGTCCTTGGAGGTCTAGCTCTTGGGGCGGTAGCTTCTTTAGGTGCAGCGCTAGTTGGTATAGGTACGGCTTCATTTAATGCTGGTCAAGAGTTTCAAAAAGCTTCAGGCATAATCAGGAAAGGCACAGGGGCTACAGGTGATGCGCTGAGTGATCTAGAGGATAGCTTTAAAAATGTTTTTAAAGAAGTACCTCAAGATGCAGAGGAAGTTGCTACAGCTCTTGCAGACTTAAATACTCGTACTGGTGAAACTGGTGGAGTATTAGAAGATCTATCAAAGAGCTATCTTGATTTATCTCGTATTTCTGGTGAAGCTTCTAGTCAACTTATTGAAAGTGGTAGTCGTGGTTTTGAAGCTTGGGGCATTGGTGCTGAAGAGTCTATGGACAAGATGGATCTCTTATGGAATGTCGCTCAAACAACAGGCGCTGGTGTGGGAGACCTCATGTCTCAAATGGATAAGCATGGTGCTACTATGCGTACAGCAGGATTAGGGTACGATGAAGCAGCTACTTTGATGGGGAATCTTGAGGCTAAGGGTTATGATGCTGATAAAGCTATGTCAGCTTTCTCAAAAGGAATAGCTAATATTGCTAAGGATGGTAAAGACCCAGCAGAAGTATTGCCACAGATAATTGATGAGATAGAAAACATGGAAGATGCTGGGGAAGCTACAGCTAAAGCCATGGAGGTATTTGGGGCTAAAGCAGGACCTGAAATGGCTGAAATGATTCAATCAGGAGCTTTTTCTATTGAAGAATTACAGGAAACACTTGCTAACTCTTCTGAAACCATTGAAAAAGCTGGAGAAGATACTCTAACGCTTGGTGAGCGTTTTCAAATCATGAAAAATAATGCAATGGTTGGACTTATGCCTATTGGTGAAGCCATGATAAACCTTGCTGAAAAGATACTTCCTAAGCTTCAAGATGCAATGAATACAGTATTTGAATTTATAGGAAGAATTATTGATTGGGCAAAGACAAAGTTCGAAGAAATGCGCTCGAATTCAGATGGTTCCTTTTCTGGTATGAGAGACACGATCGAATCTATCATGCAGACTATAAGTGAGATAACACAAACAGTATTAGAGATTGTATCTGATTTATGGGATAAGTATGGTAGCGCAATTCTCTCGTACATTCAAAATACAATGAAAAATGCCCAAACTGTGATTCAGGGAGTATTATCCGTTATTCAAGGAATTGTTCAGACGGTGCTAGGAATTTTACAAGGGGATTGGAATAAAGCCTTCGAGGGTATAAAGAAAATTACCAGTGGAGTGATGTCGGTATTAGAAGGCATAATTAAACAAGCCATGAACGTATTGAAAACACTTATTTCTGTTGCTCTATCGTCTATTCAAAAGACTTTTTCTGATATTTGGAATGCTATCTCTTCAAGTGTATCAACGATAACTTCAGGTATTAGTGATACTGTCCGAAGTACCTTTAATACTATGAAAGAGCGAGTGTCTGATATTTTCGAAAACATTTATTCTACAGCGAAAAGAATCTTCAATAACATCAAAGAAGCAATTATAACACCGGTAGAAGCAGCAAGAGAGGCAGTTCAAACAGCAATAGATAGGATAAAGTCTGCTTTTGATTTTGAATGGTCTTTGCCTGAGCTTAAAATACCAAAAGTATCTGTAGATATGAAGAAGAATAGCTGGGGTGTACCATATCCTTCATTTGACGTACAATGGCATAAAAATGGTGGTTTCTTTGATGAGCCAACTATAGCGGGACTCGGTGAAGCGGGAAAAGAGGCAATCGTTCCTCTCGTTGGTAGACAAATGGATCCATTTGCAGATGCAGTTTATCAAAGGTTAGCTGAAAGAATTGAAGGGAATAACGTTAGTAATACGAATAATTCAACCTCAAATAATAATACATATCATTTTAACATTGAAATGCACAACACGATTCACAGCTCAGATAAACAAGGTGCAGATCAAGTTATAGACCGCATGGTAAATAAAATTAAGAGTAAAGGTGGCTACTTTGGTTCTAAGTAG
- a CDS encoding DUF4355 domain-containing protein translates to MTLEEIKKFLEENKDQEEVKAYLEGLSQVTPEGVTTFLDTEDGKKLLQPRLDSYFSRGLESWKSNNLEKIITDELTKRTSNKDDKDLRYEELERKFQKLEQDKLRETLRNSAFKFASDNSLPTDLIDYFIKIESEDDEKGTKSKEATEANLASLKDVWSSHLQTVVNEKLKSNGFTPKDGDKPTTITREQLQSMSVEEISKLDQSLVDEALAQ, encoded by the coding sequence ATGACATTAGAAGAAATTAAGAAGTTTTTAGAAGAAAACAAAGATCAAGAAGAAGTGAAAGCATACCTTGAGGGGTTATCTCAAGTAACACCTGAGGGAGTAACAACTTTTCTTGATACAGAGGATGGGAAGAAGCTTTTACAACCACGTTTAGATAGTTACTTTAGTCGTGGATTGGAATCATGGAAAAGCAACAACCTTGAAAAAATTATTACTGATGAGTTAACTAAGCGAACTAGTAATAAAGATGATAAAGATTTGAGATATGAAGAATTAGAACGAAAATTTCAAAAGTTAGAACAGGATAAATTACGTGAGACTCTTCGTAATTCAGCTTTTAAATTTGCTTCAGACAATTCATTGCCTACGGATCTTATAGACTATTTTATCAAAATAGAAAGTGAAGATGATGAAAAAGGTACAAAGAGTAAAGAGGCAACAGAGGCTAACTTGGCAAGTTTAAAAGATGTTTGGTCTAGTCATCTTCAAACAGTTGTGAATGAGAAATTAAAGTCTAATGGTTTTACTCCAAAAGATGGAGATAAACCAACAACAATTACTCGTGAACAACTTCAATCAATGTCAGTAGAAGAAATTAGCAAGCTTGATCAATCATTAGTTGATGAAGCATTAGCACAATAA